From Proteus vulgaris:
AAAAAATGTTAAAAATAATAATATGCATGCCATTAATCGGAGCTCTAATAACCTACTGAAAATAAAACCAATAATCTATATCTGTGTAAAGCTAAAATTGAACTTAATTGGATCATTTTAGTCGAAAAGGCATATTTATGAATTATTCACTATATTCAGGTAAATATCTGGTAACATATACTGGTCATTTGACTCTGTGGTGATTCGCTAAATAAAATAATGCGACAAATGCTATTATTACATGTAATAATTAATCCCTATGTGATAAACCACTACGTTCAGCACATGACCAATATTAATTGCGCAAGGCGGAAGGATTTTGTATGAAGCTGAAAACCTCAGTCATCGCAGCAGCGATGTTGTCTTTAACTAATATCACTGTTGCGCAGGCTGCTCAGGAATTAACACCCGAACAAGCTGCAGAACTAAAACCATTTGAAAGAATCACAGTTATCGGTCGTTTTAACGCTATTTATGAAGCCGCTGATGCGGTATCTCGTCGTGCGGATAAAGTCGGTGCTGATAGTTTCTACATTCAAGGTCTAGATGATATTAGTGATAGTGGCAACATGAGTGTTACTGCTGATCTATACCATAAAGATGCACCCAAAGCAGAAGAAGAAAGCTACCGTATTTTTCATGGCGTAACTGAATTACCAAAACCTGAAGCAATTCTGTTACAACCATTTGATACTGTTTCTATCCGTGGTTACTTCCCAACAACCCCTGATATTAACGATGCAATTGCAAAAGCGGCTGCTAAAAAAGGTGCTGCATCATTCTTTATTGTACGTAATGTATCGACAAATGATGGTGGTAACCAAGAAGTTACAGCTTATATCTACAAAAAAGATGCACCTAAACGCGCTATTCAAGCACCAGAAGCCGTTGTTCCTTATGATTCTGATGCCGGTCGCGCACTTATTGCTGAAGGCGGAGCTTCTGCCAATAAAGTTGAAAAGCCAGGTCTTGCATCAAACACTGATTTTGATAGAAGTGTAGGTGCATTTGCTGATACACAAACTTCGGGTGCAAGTGGTCGTTACACTGTCACATTACCTGATGGTACTGAAATCCAAGAAGTCAACAAAGCTGCTGCTGCATTAATGGACCCTTTTGATACCATTACATTTAGCGGATACTTTGTAAACTCACCAGAAATTTCTTATCAGGTTGCTAAACGTGCTGCCGCAAAAGGTGCCAAGTATTACCATATTACAAATGAATGGCAAAGTGATGGTGGTACAGTCACTATTACTGCTGACCTATTCAAGTAATAAAACTTCCTAATTAATAAAAACCTTGCTTATGCGAGGTTTTTTTTTACTCAAAATATAATCAAATAAATCACATTTTGTAAAAGTGCATAATTTTTATGATTTAATGCATAGACAACCAAGTTAACTCTCCGTAAAATCTCGCTGTTTTTTAGTGTTTTTATCTTTATTTAAATTTGGGATATTCATATTTATTCTATTTACTGACCAAAAAACAAGAAAATACGCTATTTATTTACAATTTTAATCACGTAGGTAATTATCCTTGAATAAGAAACTTGGCTTAATATCACTCACCGCGTTAGTGTTAAGCTCAATGGTTGGTGCAGGTGTATTCAGTTTGCCTCAAAATATGGCTGAAGTTGCTAGCCCTGCTGCATTGATTATTGGCTGGGTGATAACGGGTGTTGGGATCCTCTTTCTTGCCACGTCTTTATTGCTTCTCTCTCGCCTTCGCCCCGATCTTGATGGGGGTATTTTCACTTACGCTAAAGAAGGATTTGGTGAGTTTATTGGTTTTTGCTCTGCATGGGGTTATTGGGTCTGTGCGGTTGTCGCTAACGTTTCTTATCTTGTTATTGTCTTTGCTGCCTTCAGTTTTTTTACAGACTCCCCAGAAAATGTCATTTTTGGTGATGGTAATACTTGGCAGGCCTTAATAGGAGAATCCATATTACTTTGGGTTGTTCACTTTCTTATCTTGCGTGGTGTACAAACAGCAGCCAGTATTAATTTAATGGCAACAATGGCAAAACTTATTCCGCTGGGATTATTTATTATTGTCGCCCTATTAGCTTTCAATATGGACATATTTACCCTTGATTTCCAAGGAATAAATATGGGTGTTCCTGTTTGGGACCAAGTTAAAAATACAATGCTGATCACACTATGGGTATTTATTGGTATTGAAGGTGCCGTCGTCGTTTCTGCAAGAGCTAAAAATAGACGAGATGTTGGTTTAGCGACTGTACTTGCTGTTGTTATTGCTTTGATTATTTATATTCTTG
This genomic window contains:
- the ydgH gene encoding DUF1471 family protein YdgH codes for the protein MKLKTSVIAAAMLSLTNITVAQAAQELTPEQAAELKPFERITVIGRFNAIYEAADAVSRRADKVGADSFYIQGLDDISDSGNMSVTADLYHKDAPKAEEESYRIFHGVTELPKPEAILLQPFDTVSIRGYFPTTPDINDAIAKAAAKKGAASFFIVRNVSTNDGGNQEVTAYIYKKDAPKRAIQAPEAVVPYDSDAGRALIAEGGASANKVEKPGLASNTDFDRSVGAFADTQTSGASGRYTVTLPDGTEIQEVNKAAAALMDPFDTITFSGYFVNSPEISYQVAKRAAAKGAKYYHITNEWQSDGGTVTITADLFK
- a CDS encoding basic amino acid/polyamine antiporter, producing MNKKLGLISLTALVLSSMVGAGVFSLPQNMAEVASPAALIIGWVITGVGILFLATSLLLLSRLRPDLDGGIFTYAKEGFGEFIGFCSAWGYWVCAVVANVSYLVIVFAAFSFFTDSPENVIFGDGNTWQALIGESILLWVVHFLILRGVQTAASINLMATMAKLIPLGLFIIVALLAFNMDIFTLDFQGINMGVPVWDQVKNTMLITLWVFIGIEGAVVVSARAKNRRDVGLATVLAVVIALIIYILVTLLSQGLVSQADLAAMKNPSMAPLLVQLIGSMGEIIIAAGLILSVCGAYLSWTIMAAEVPYIAALHHSFPKQLGKQNKNDAPSSSLWFTNYAVQFSLVLIWLTGSNYNTLLTIASEMILVPYFLVGAFLFKVAIARSSRALLLIAIPASLYGLWLLYASGVINLLLSVVLYAPGILMFLYTRKQYKDKKPLLLSEKILLALVLFGSIPALGYLTIY